Within Paenibacillus sabinae T27, the genomic segment GATAACATTTCCTTCGCATCGCTCTATCTCTCCGAAACCTATGATCCCGAAGTCCTGAACAGTCTGCGCTACCTGACGAACGCCAAGAGCTTCGGTGATTACAAGTCCTACATTCATCAAGCCAAATTGAAATCGATAGGCGGCATCCTCACGATCCAGTCTCTTGATGCGGATCTTGAGATTATGATCGTCAACCGGAATAACCGGATTATTATGGGCAACCTGGACCGTCCAATCTTCTCAAAGCTGCCGGATCGTTTCCTGCGGGAGAGCGCCAGGCTGAACCTGAATGAAGAGACCGTGCTCCAGTGGTTTCCCTACCGGGAAAGCGGTTCTGTTCCGGAATACTACTATGCCGCCCGTTTTATCTTCGATCCCCGGAATCATGAGAAGCTGGGCACGCTGTTCATCGGCATTCCCCGGCATTATTTCGAGAATCTGCTGGATATCGGCAACGCTTCTGTCGTTCTGTCGCTGGTTGATGCTTCGGGGGAGACGATCGCCGTCCGCGGGGGGAACGGGGCGGAGGACCGGAAGAAGCCGCTGCGCAGCGAGGTTCGGATTGAAAGGACCGGCTGGCTGCTGGCAAGCGAGCTTCCCCGCAGCTCGATCGACAGTCATATCAACCGGGAGTTTCTCGTGTCTATCTCGGTGGTCGGCGTGTTTTTCGCCGCCTTTGTGGTACTGTCCATGTTCTGGGCAGGATATATGAACAAGCCGATCAGTCTGCTTCGCGCCAGCGTCAAGCAGTATGTCGGCGGCAACCGCAGCGTGCGGATTCCGGTTAAGGGCAAGGACGAGGTGGCAATGCTGTCGGCCGCGTTTAACCAGATGCTTGAGGACATCAACCAGCTGCTGCATCAGGTCGAAAGCGAGCAGGAAGAGAAGCGGAGGCTGGAGCTTCGGGCGCTGTCGGCGCAGATTCGGCCGCATTTTCTGCTTAATACGCTGAATTCGATCAAGGTCAATCTGCTGATGGCCGGCGACACCACCCACGGGGGAATGATCGACGCGCTGATGAAGCTGCAGCGGGCTTACGTCCATGCCGACCAGCCGATTCAATTGGCCGAAGAATGCGCCATTCTCGGCAGCTATGTGCAGGTGATGCAGATCCGCAACCGGCTTAATATCGCCTTCCACTACCGGCTTGAGCCGGGAACGGAGGAGCTGGAGCTGCCGAGGCTGCTGCTTCAGCCCGTGGTCGAGAACGCGATCGCCCACGGCTTCTCGGCCCGTCCCGAGCATCCCCGTATCGGGCTGGAAGCGCGCCTTGGCGGCGGTATGCTCGAAATCGCGATCTCCGACAACGGCCGGGGCATGAACGAAGAGGCGATCAGCCGGCTGAGCCGCCGCCTGTCGGGCGCGGAGCCTGAGCAGCCGCAGCCGGAGAAGGGCGTGGGGCTGATCAACACGGCGCGGCGTCTGCAGGTGCTGTACGGGTACCGGTCGCGGCTCACGGCGGCCGCGAACCCGGAAGGCGGTATGATCTTTACATTCTATATTCCGGTAACGAACAGCAAGGAGGAGTCTTCCCATGATGACGGTCATGCTGATTGATGACGATGTGCCTATGCTGGACTATGTGCAGCATTTGCTTGGCCAGCTCGATCTGGAGCTTGAGCTGGCCGGCGCGGCTTCCGGCAGCGAGCAGGCGCTGGAGCTGTTTCATGACAGCCTGCCCGATCTGGCCATCGTCGATATCGGCCTGCCCGGCATGGACGGACTGGAGCTGGCCGAGGCGTTCCGGATGATGAAGCCGGAGGTGCGGCTGATTTTCCTTACCTGTTATGAAGATTTCCATTATTCCAAACGGGCGATTCAGCTTGAGGCCGACGACTACCTCATCAAGGATGAGCTTACGCCCCAGCAGCTCAGGGACAGCGTCGGCAAGGCGATGGAACGCTTCCGGGGACGCCGGGAGCTGCTCGACCGGTACTCGTTCCAGCAGGCGATTGAGCGCAACCGGGAGGTGCTCAAGCAGAACTTCCTGAAGCAGCTGCTCTCCGAAGGCGGGGAATGGGACAATATTCTGCTGTTCGGCGAACGGCTGGGCATTTCCTGGAAGCTGCCCTATCTTCGCCACGGCTTTTTGCATATCGACGCGGCCTCCGTCGTCGGCCGGTACCGGTACAAGGATATGCCGCTCCTGCATTTTGCCGTCGGCAACATCGCAGCCGAGCTGTCCTCCGGTCAGGCGCCGATCACGGCGCTGATGGACGGTGAGGCGGACATTTATTTGCTGTGGAACACCAAAGACCGGAGTGTCCCGGAAGACGAGCTGATCCGGTACATGATGTCCGTCCGGGAGAAGGCGGAGCAGTACCTGAAGGTCAGCGTCCGCGGCTTCTACGCGGCCGAGGCGGTCCCGGTCCGGCAGTTCGTCGAGACCTACAAGCAGCTGGCCGAATACCGCGACCACAGCTTCTACGGAGAAGGCCTGCCGGCTGTAATGCTGAAGCCGGACCGCACGTTCCTGCAGACGGCCGAATCGAAGCCGGAGAAAGAGAAGGCGATGCTGTCGCTGGCGCTGGAGGAAGACAATGCCGCCTGGATTGATCTGGCCGTAAGCAAGCTG encodes:
- a CDS encoding sensor histidine kinase; protein product: MQWLNRFSYHRRLQFSFLALILLPFAAVTFWSYLSVRQNVSDKILRTNEETITVIANQIEKTIDNISFASLYLSETYDPEVLNSLRYLTNAKSFGDYKSYIHQAKLKSIGGILTIQSLDADLEIMIVNRNNRIIMGNLDRPIFSKLPDRFLRESARLNLNEETVLQWFPYRESGSVPEYYYAARFIFDPRNHEKLGTLFIGIPRHYFENLLDIGNASVVLSLVDASGETIAVRGGNGAEDRKKPLRSEVRIERTGWLLASELPRSSIDSHINREFLVSISVVGVFFAAFVVLSMFWAGYMNKPISLLRASVKQYVGGNRSVRIPVKGKDEVAMLSAAFNQMLEDINQLLHQVESEQEEKRRLELRALSAQIRPHFLLNTLNSIKVNLLMAGDTTHGGMIDALMKLQRAYVHADQPIQLAEECAILGSYVQVMQIRNRLNIAFHYRLEPGTEELELPRLLLQPVVENAIAHGFSARPEHPRIGLEARLGGGMLEIAISDNGRGMNEEAISRLSRRLSGAEPEQPQPEKGVGLINTARRLQVLYGYRSRLTAAANPEGGMIFTFYIPVTNSKEESSHDDGHAD
- a CDS encoding response regulator transcription factor produces the protein MMTVMLIDDDVPMLDYVQHLLGQLDLELELAGAASGSEQALELFHDSLPDLAIVDIGLPGMDGLELAEAFRMMKPEVRLIFLTCYEDFHYSKRAIQLEADDYLIKDELTPQQLRDSVGKAMERFRGRRELLDRYSFQQAIERNREVLKQNFLKQLLSEGGEWDNILLFGERLGISWKLPYLRHGFLHIDAASVVGRYRYKDMPLLHFAVGNIAAELSSGQAPITALMDGEADIYLLWNTKDRSVPEDELIRYMMSVREKAEQYLKVSVRGFYAAEAVPVRQFVETYKQLAEYRDHSFYGEGLPAVMLKPDRTFLQTAESKPEKEKAMLSLALEEDNAAWIDLAVSKLLQLAETEHWAPRLLKEAYAECVRKMASETHGTAEEAFFVHLSRSLRAEEAAHLTKRELWNLWRHQALTPISDLEKDIRLQAIDDFLREHVDRTITSVDMAEHLHLNPSYFSRYFKRLAGMKFTDYVNRYKISIAISMLRQENETVENVAYTLGFSDRAYFSKVFKKYSGKSPSEFKNA